One part of the Paramormyrops kingsleyae isolate MSU_618 chromosome 2, PKINGS_0.4, whole genome shotgun sequence genome encodes these proteins:
- the LOC111839421 gene encoding complexin-4-like, whose translation MAFLIKSMVGNPLKSMGLGREKEKTEEATPSDPAAAAGMTREEYEEYQKQVVEEKMQRDADFLHRKAERATLRTCLRDKYRLPKSEQDENMIQMAGDDVDVPEELLKMVDEDAEEEEEKDSILGQMQNLQNMDLEQLKEKAQATLTEIKSKAEEKCLIM comes from the exons ATGGCGTTCCTCATCAAGAGCATGGTCGGAAACCCCCTGAAGAGCATGGGCCTCGGCAGAGAGAAGGAGAAGACGGAAGAAGCCACCCCGTCCGACCCAGCTGCTGCAGCGGGCATGACACGGGAGGAGTATGAGGAGTACCAGAAGCAGGTAGTGGAGGAAAA GATGCAAAGAGATGCAGACTTCCTGCACAGGAAAGCAGAGAGGGCGACACTGAGGACGTGCCTGCGAGATAAGTACAGGCTGCCTAAG AGTGAGCAGGATGAGAACATGATCCAGATGGCGGGCGACGATGTGGATGTACCCGAGGAGCTGCTGAAAATGGTGGATGAGGATGctgaagaagaggaggagaaggacTCCATCCTGGGCCAGATGCAGAACCTCCAGAATATGGACTTAGAGCAGTTGAAGGAGAAAGCTCAGGCCACACTGACTGAGATCAAGTCTAAGGCTGAGGAGAAGTGTCTGATCATGTGA
- the igsf9b gene encoding uncharacterized protein igsf9b produces MKKSESAMGPGRLWLLGVTAATLVCLLRRSQGADSLVHGRVGGASELGCSLAPPSASGPAQHPFPLHVVEWVRLGYNVPILIKFGEYTPRVHPDYKGRVALSRGASLLVQDLRLEDEGWFECRILMLDRATDEFRNGTWTFLSITAPPVFVRTPPLFLEVLQGDSLMLTCSAHGNPRPTVTWEKDGTPVERQYGLEMFNGSLSLAPVTREMAGMYKCHVYNSEGNLTHNTQLLIKGPPIIITPPEDTIRNMSQDAALRCQAEAYPANLSYVWAKEGENVYHWQSLKSRVKVLVDGSLLIPNLVPEDAGNYTCTPSNGLLVPPSASAYLTVKHPAQVVRMPRETYLPAGMGGVISCPVQAEPPMLYVNWTKDGDVLDLDMYPGWMVNSEGSVFVATANDNAVGVYTCTAYNSYGTMGRSDPTSVVLQDPPSFKVTPRAEYLQEVGRDLVIPCQANGDPVPNITWSKVGPVPRSLYTVAANGSLVLRPVSKDHQGEWECYATNRVASTTTSTILLVLGTSPHGVSTVSIIPGVHEANVSWEPGFDGGYIQKFSVWLKQASRRKHEWTSLPVPPSNSSLLVTGLLPDTNYQFSILPQNKLGSGPFSEIITVKTLVPPTDSPIVMTSAPKLPPPSFLLVNQTSKGILLQWVPPPPQSPPITGFVLQARQEKTEWRILNGAISGNSSEILVQGLLKDSIYELRLLSLRNEVVGEPSESVNVSTVGMEIYPAKTSLLDFIPEPLLAGVVGGVCFLFVAIILSLATACFMNHRRERRRRRRRDDLPTALQKSPPPEAGSPADSPDSVLKMKLCPPLSFFPGSSASQSVRSSFDKGSRSEYQDQRQQLLSSSSPPPRYTLFESHFGGQPPPALALESISRGPDGRFIVQPYEEGSTPAHIKKSLKKDYLQCTADGSGSGSTKASEQVSPRSDSPSYEKEENKDRPVVLSVDIPGDNQSQQSPGRVKAMAKNFSQHGCFYSDDEQGCSEGLLDQTSFYSDSSERRARDTLKKYRVSSCRDNPFQTLRNQARNAEQRQDRRRYGPSSCLPTGSLRSKTDWKRESNSLNKCLKLAQEREEMEKELERYTSSWGAQEKIKEPQKTEMEAEVEPVWKLQDITLRPKSDRISRLSDNRKGCYFGNTSSPMGQTSTSSSYIHWDISPVSSVTGLVPVQSPSEKVPLMSQWSASPAADENSTVLECSQSPATQCTQLSLLSPDLGGSPMFPGDLKGSKSRCPERRLEVEEESFCRRLVPEEAVTEISKKFNFEETDERVTNSDRGNLHSCPAPTCHEQVKLLQESASLNTEREPHKSCGPYMENSNSTLKNTGDRAEGKDSDREQSHSESSTLPYDLRKAGERAGEKGGQNKACDKPSVSPLSPESEKEGVRTRSRKSDKCLYSDSPSCVSPLTLTENETDQSSFSLARMSDSYKTLHQTSAILEYLSLPGFIEMSVDDPVDENSTSASSEQRSGNLTRGEPDVVSKHWEIHDSDREVSKQCTVILENNFPETTVEGSGQEDRRFSVLKPEDSTVKEMKPDKSPRQLASLEEQGERVYCEKSQAHHTEINSTLDVQKATKSALVITATDPVSNAPDSLTKRQEPVQEPQDCSANNEASRRYPVPVHFMKKSLSMGPSRSSYTARQPCPQLKKSISLGSQRWQHSEIPPNYSYEKHYQDEFLHPDVKIKCLSLGRSSAHSSSSRQSQFHQESVPFRPQSHPDLKSSPLAKMSLTSPSQLAAAPLAKDPQNQPYPLASGRAHCLDPRRQATAFPEASRWPVTYQDALRSVQHRTALHEYPGHQMPPRPAVRRDYLRPPDSKQGPHRAFLPRGYSWPSPYTAPFAHRESEWYMGREVELDVRECRDGKEGRASYASQSSGRGSMGPCYTQALLRQSLSLTPTFPSSPETTEETKRHCFMADMLKSRPAKRGNTSVDESYEWDEVDFRVDSNTLGAASATHSYGGQGGVRGERLRGQPHSAVSFRELQGKDMPALPHLGPFARPGPAMPPPPRGPYGHSLTEARFNALRLEYQEYRRAQESSFSHGPHLTPDPDSDPDSNTALL; encoded by the exons GCCGGGTGGCACTGAGCCGCGGGGCCTCGCTGCTGGTGCAGGACCTGCGCCTGGAGGACGAGGGCTGGTTCGAGTGCCGCATCCTGATGCTGGATCGAGCCACAGACGAGTTCCGCAACGGCACCTGGACCTTCCTCTCCATCACAG CTCCACCTGTCTTCGTCAGAACTCCGCCCCTTTTCCTGGAGGTCCTGCAAGGTGATTCTTTGATGCTCACGTGCAGTGCCCATGGCAACCCTCGGCCAACTGTAACCTGGGAAAAAGATGGTACTCCGGTTGAAAGACAATACGGGCTTGAG ATGTTCAATGGTAGTTTGTCGTTAGCCCCCGTGACTAGGGAGATGGCAGGAATGTATAAATGTCACGTCTACAACTCAGAAGGAAATTTGACTCACAATACACAGCTTCTAATAAAAG GCCCTCCCATCATTATCACTCCCCCGGAAGACACCATTCGTAACATGTCCCAAGACGCCGCGCTGCGGTGCCAAGCGGAGGCGTACCCAGCCAACCTGTCATATGTGTGGGCCAAGGAGGGAGAGAATGTCTATCACTGGCA GTCTCTGAAGTCCCGTGTGAAGGTCCTAGTGGATGGATCCCTCCTTATCCCCAACCTGGTCCCAGAAGATGCTGGGAACTACACCTGTACGCCCAGCAATGGGCTCCTGGTTCCGCCCTCTGCCTCAGCCTATCTCACTGTGAAGC ACCCTGCCCAGGTGGTACGGATGCCTAGGGAGACCTACCTGCCCGCAGGGATGGGAGGGGTCATTTCCTGCCCAGTGCAAGCGGAGCCCCCAATGCTCTACGTCAACTGGACCAAAGACGGGGACGTCCTAGACCTTGACATG TACCCGGGCTGGATGGTGAACTCGGAGGGCTCCGTGTTTGTGGCCACAGCCAATGATAATGCGGTGGGCGTTTACACCTGCACTGCCTATAACAGCTATGGGACGATGGGCCGTTCGGACCCTACCTCTGTGGTTCTGCAG GACCCGCCCTCATTTAAAGTGACACCCCGTGCTGAGTACCTGCAGGAGGTAGGTCGAGACCTGGTCATCCCATGTCAGGCCAATGGAGATCCAGTTCCTAACATCACTTGGAGCAAG GTGGGTCCTGTTCCACGCTCCCTGTACACTGTAGCGGCCAATGGCTCTCTAGTGCTGCGTCCTGTCAGCAAGGACCACCAGGGGGAGTGGGAGTGCTATGCCACCAACCGTGTGGCCTCCACGACAACCAGCACTATTCTCCTCGTGCTCG GCACAAGCCCCCACGGTGTGTCAACAGTGTCCATCATCCCAGGCGTTCATGAGGCCAATGTGTCATGGGAGCCAGGCTTTGATGGAGGCTACATTCAGAAGTTCTCTGTGTG GCTGAAGCAGGCGTCCAGGCGTAAGCACGAGTGGACCTCTCTTCCCGTGCCCCCGTCCAACTCATCCCTCTTGGTGACTGGCCTGCTTCCTGACACCAACTATCAGTTCAGCATCCTACCCCAGAACAAGCTGGGATCAGGACCTTTCAGTGAAATCATTACGGTCAAAACCTTGG TTCCTCCTACAGATTCACCCATAGTGATGACTTCAGCACCAAAACTGCCCCCGCCATCCTTCCTGCTGGTCAATCAGACCTCAAAAGGCATTTTGCTGCAGTGGgtcccacccccacctcagtCCCCACCAATCACTGGCTTCGTGCTGCAGGCACGGCAAGAGAAGACCGAGTGGAGGATCCTCAACGGGGCCATCAGTGGAAACAGCAGTGAGATACTTGTACAAGGTTTATTAAAG GACTCCATCTATGAGCTCCGGCTGCTGTCGCTCCGAAATGAGGTGGTGGGCGAGCCCAGCGAGTCGGTCAACGTCTCCACCGTGG GTATGGAAATATATCCGGCAAAGACAAGCCTGCTGGATTTCATCCCTGAGCCGCTGCTGGCCGGCGTGGTGGGAGGGGTCTGCTTCCTCTTTGTGGCCATCATTCTGTCCCTGGCGACAGCATGCTTCATGAACCACAGGAGGGAGAGACGGCGCCGACGGCGGAGGGATG ATCTCCCCACTGCCCTGCAGAAGAGTCCACCTCCAGA AGCTGGCTCGCCTGCTGACAGCCCAGATAGTGTCTTAAAGATGAAGCTTTGTCCTCCCCTCTCCTTCTTCCCCGGCTCCTCTGCCTCCCAGTCAGTCCGCTCGTCCTTCGACAAGGGCAGCCGCAGCGAATACCAGGACCAACGCCAGCAGCTCTTATCCAGCTCTTCACCCCCTCCACGCTACACCCTCTTCGAAAGTCACTTTGGGGGCCAGCCCCCACCAGCTCTGGCCCTGGAGTCCATATCCCGTGGCCCTGATGGACGCTTTATTGTTCAGCCCTACGAGGAGGGATCCACGCCAGCTCACATCAAAAAAAGCCTAAAGAAAGACTACCTACAATGCACCGCAGACGGAAGCGGTTCAGGAAGCACCAAGGCATCTGAACAGGTTTCTCCAAGGTCTGACTCACCATCTTATGAGAAGGAAGAGAATAAGGATAGACCTGTGGTGTTGTCTGTGGATATCCCAGGAGACAACCAGTCTCAACAATCTCCTGGACGTGTGAAAGCCATGGCCAAAAATTTTTCCCAACATGGCTGCTTCTACTCAGATGATGAGCAGGGCTGCTCAGAAGGACTGCTGGACCAAACCAGCTTCTACTCTGACAGCAGCGAAAGAAGAGCTCGCGACACGCTGAAAAAGTACCGTGTTTCCAGCTGTCGGGACAACCCATTCCAGACCTTGAGAAATCAAGCCAGGAATgcggagcagagacaggacaggAGGAGATATGGCCCTTCCAGCTGCCTTCCCACTGGGTCCTTGAGGTCGAAAACAGACTGGAAGCGTGAAAGCAACAGCCTGAACAAGTGTCTGAAACTTGCCCAGGAAAGAGAAGAAATGGAGAAGGAACTGGAAAGGTACACAAGCAGCTGGGGTGCTCAAGAGAAAATAAAAGAACCACAGAAAACAGAGATGGAAGCTGAAGTGGAACCCGTGTGGAAACTACAAGATATCACTCTCCGTCCAAAAAGTGACAGAATCAGCAGGCTGTCTGACAACAGGAAAGGCTGCTATTTTGGGAACACCAGCAGCCCCATGGGACAGACCTCTACGTCCTCATCGTACATTCACTGGGACATCAGTCCTGTCAGCTCTGTCACTGGCCTGGTGCCTGTTCAAAGTCCTTCAGAAAAGGTTCCTCTGATGTCCCAGTGGTCAGCTTCTCCTGCAGCTGATGAAAACTCCACGGTTCTGGAATGTTCCCAGTCGCCAGCTACGCAGTGCACCCAACTGTCACTTTTATCCCCTGACTTAGGTGGCTCACCCATGTTTCCTGGAGACCTAAAGGGTTCTAAGTCAAGGTGTCCAGAGAGAAGGTTGGAGGTAGAGGAGGAGAGTTTCTGTCGGAGGCTGGTGCCAGAAGAAGCCGTAACAGAGATCAGCAAAAAGTTTAATTTTGAAGAAACTGATGAAAGAGTCACTAATTCAGATAGAGGGAACCTACACTCATGTCCAGCACCAACATGTCATGAACAAGTGAAACTATTACAGGAGTCAGCCTCCCTCAATACAGAGAGGGAACCACATAAGAGCTGTGGTCCTTATATGGAGAACTCTAACTCTACCCTAAAAAACACTGGAGACAGAGCTGAAGGCAAGGATAGTGACAGAGAACAGAGTCATTCTGAAAGTTCAACCTTGCCGTATGATCTCCGGAAAGCTGGAGAAAGAGCAGGGGAAAAAGGAGGACAAAACAAAGCTTGTGACAAACCTAGTGTATCCCCATTGTCCCCAGAGTCTGAGAAGGAGGGTGTCAGAACACGCTCACGGAAGAGCGATAAATGCCTTTATAGTGATAGCCCTAGTTGTGTGTCTCCATTAACTCttacagaaaatgaaacagACCAGTCAAGTTTCTCTTTAGCTAGAATGTCAGATTCGTATAAAACTCTACATCAGACAAGTGCAATTCTGGAATATCTGAGCCTTCCTGGTTTCATTGAGATGAGTGTAGATGACCCTGTTGATGAAAATAGCACTTCAGCAAGCTCAGAGCAGAGGTCTGGTAATCTTACACGAGGGGAACCGGACGTAGTTTCAAAGCACTGGGAAATTCATGACTCTGATAGAGAAGTAAGTAAACAATGCACTGTCATTTTAGAGAACAACTTCCCTGAAACTACAGTTGAAGGTTCAGGCCAAGAGGATAGAAGATTTTCAGTTCTGAAACCTGAGGACTCTACAGTGAAAGAGATGAAGCCAGACAAAAGCCCCAGGCAGCTAGCTAGTTTAGAAGAACAAGGTGAGCGGGTTTATTGTGAAAAGTCACAGGCACATCATACAGAAATAAACTCAACGTTGGACGTGCAGAAAGCTACCAAGTCAGCTTTGGTGATCACTGCCACAGATCCTGTATCTAATGCCCCTGATTCACTTACAAAGAGACAGGAACCTGTGCAGGAACCTCAGGACTGCAGTGCTAATAATGAGGCATCTAGGAGGTATCCAGTACCAGTACATTTCATGAAGAAGTCATTGAGCATGGGCCCAAGCAGATCGAGCTATACGGCAAGGCAGCCCTGTCCCCAACTAAAAAAGTCCATCAGTTTAGGATCGCAAAGATGGCAACATTCAGAGATCCCTCCGAATTACAGCTATGAAAAACATTACCAGGATGAATTCCTGCACCCTGATGTTAAAATCAAGTGTTTAAGCTTGGGACGCAGTTCTGCACATTCCTCTTCTTCCAGACAAAGCCAGTTTCACCAAGAATCTGTCCCATTCCGACCTCAAAGCCACCCTGACCTCAAGAGCTCTCCTCTGGCAAAGATGTCCTTAACATCCCCATCTCAGCTGGCTGCTGCACCTTTAGCCAAGGACCCACAGAATCAGCCATACCCATTAGCCTCTGGCAGAGCACATTGTCTCGATCCGCGGCGACAGGCCACCGCCTTTCCCGAGGCATCACGCTGGCCCGTCACTTATCAGGATGCCCTGAGGTCCGTGCAGCACAGGACAGCTCTTCATGAATACCCGGGCCACCAGATGCCACCACGGCCTGCGGTGAGAAGGGACTATCTGCGACCACCTGACTCAAAACAAGGACCCCACAGAGCCTTCCTGCCCCGGGGCTACAGCTGGCCTTCACCCTACACCGCCCCATTTGCCCACCGGGAGTCAGAATGGTACATGGGGAGGGAGGTTGAGTTGGACGTTAGGGAGTGCAGAGATGGGAAAGAGGGGAGGGCCAGCTATGCCAGTCAGAGCAGCGGGAGGGGCAGCATGGGGCCCTGTTACACCCAAGCCCTGCTCCGCCAGTCCCTGTCCCTCACCCCCACCTTCCCCAGCTCCCCAGAAACAACAGAGGAGACTAAGAGGCACTGTTTCATGGCAGACATGCTCAAAAGTAGGCCAGCCAAAAG GGGAAACACATCGGTAGACGAGAGCTATGAATGGGATGAAGTGGATTTCCGAGTGGATTCCAACACCCTAGGGGCAGCAAGCGCCACCCACAGCtatggggggcagggaggggtcAGGGGGGAGCGATTGAGAGGTCAACCTCACTCCGCTGTCAGCTTCAGGGAGCTCCAAGGCAAAG ACATGCCAGCCTTGCCCCACTTAGGCCCTTTTGCCCGGCCTGGTCCAGCTATGCCTCCCCCTCCACGGGGCCCGTATGGCCACTCTCTCACTGAGGCTCGCTTCAATGCCCTTCGCCTGGAATACCAGGAGTACCGCCGCGCCCAGGAGTCTTCCTTCTCCCACGGCCCCCACCTGACCCCTGACCCTGACTCCGACCCTGACTCGAACACAGCGTTGCTCTGA